A genomic window from Pyxicephalus adspersus chromosome 2, UCB_Pads_2.0, whole genome shotgun sequence includes:
- the LOC140322284 gene encoding extracellular calcium-sensing receptor-like has product MSLGLRFHFENYQQLQSVIFAVEEINSKPNLLPNLTLGFQAYDSCDVLRQDLQGTLELLSGSGISIPNYRCVLKAPLSAVIGPSVSTHSILVAHILGLYRYPQISHYSTSPVLSDRKKFPSFFRTVSSDVFQSRGLAQLVLQFGWTWVGLLAVDNDYGQQGIQLVKQELDKARACVAYSENIITSLPDHNAPHIVEVIKRSTAKVIIVFSPPINLLPILDEMLNQNVTGRILIASEAWSTSSLFSTGRFSKLLTGTIGLTFYSGTILNFGEFLNSIHPSMTLGKQWLKLFWEKAFNCKFIDANLTGTLENLKNSCTGTEDLRSIKNSFNDVSSLRATYNVYTAVHAITKALEDLKSCKDGEGPFPMGKCADILGFKPWQLLHYMKKVRVKLGNRREFYFDQNGDPPAVYDIVNWQLSPKDSVDCIRCPWDQWPNFKKDKCLQKPIDYLSYDDALGATLTSTALFSFSIPLVILQFYIKFKMTPIVKANNYYLSCLLLVSLSLCFLCSLAFIGYPDFEKCLLRQIAFGLIFALCISCILAKTIMVVLAFMATRPGSNLRKWTKPRISYIIVFSCTFLQLLLCLFWLTVSPPFTQYNIHVKPDVIIVECNEGSPVAFWTMLGYLFLLATISFVVAFLARRLPDSFNEAQFITFSMLAFLSVWISYVPASLSSQGKLTVAMEIFAILASSWALVICMFLPKCFIIWFKPDLNTREYLMRKA; this is encoded by the exons atgtcactgggtctaag gttCCATTTTGAAAATTATCAACAACTTCAATCTGTAATTTTCGCGGTTGAAGAGATCAATAGCAAACCCAATCTCCTGCCAAATCTAACCTTGGGATTTCAAGCCTATGATTCATGTGATGTGCTTCGCCAGGACTTACAGGGAACCTTGGAGTTATTAAGTGGAAGCGGCATATCCATCCCCAACTACCGCTGCGTTCTAAAGGCTCCTCTTAGTGCTGTGATTGGACCGTCTGTTTCTACACATTCCATTCTTGTAGCACATATTCTTGGCTTGTATAGGTATCCTcag ATCAGTCATTACTCAACCAGCCCTGTACTGAGTGACCGGAAGAAATTCCCTTCCTTCTTCAGAACCGTTTCCAGCGACGTCTTCCAATCTCGGGGTCTTGCTCAATTGGTGTTGCAGTTTGGATGGACCTGGGTGGGGTTATTAGCTGTGGACAATGATTACGGTCAGCAAGGGATTCAGCTGGTGAAACAGGAACTAGACAAAGCCAGAGCATGTGTGGCCTATTCTGAGAATATTATTACCAGCCTGCCTGACCACAATGCCCCACATATCGTTGAAGTCATTAAGAGGTCAACAGCTAAGGTTATAATTGTGTTCTCACCACCAATTAATCTTCTTCCTATCCTGGATGAGATGTTGAACCAAAACGTTACAGGAAGGATACTAATTGCCAGTGAAGCTTGGTCCACTTCCAGTCTTTTCTCAACGGGTCGATTTTCTAAACTTCTCACAGGCACTATTGGTTTGACTTTCTACAGTGGGACCATACTGAACTTTGGAGAATTTCTAAATAGCATTCACCCATCTATGACCTTGGGAAAGCAATGGCTGAAATTGTTTTGGGAGAAGGCATTTAACTGCAAATTTATAGATGCAAACTTGACTGGAACTTTGGAGAATTTGAAGAATTCTTGTACAGGAACAGAAGACCTGAGAAGCATCAAGAATAGTTTCAATGATGTCTCTAGCTTACGAGCAACCTACAATGTATACACAGCAGTGCATGCAATTACTAAAGCTTTGGAAGATTTAAAAAGCTGTAAGGATGGAGAAGGACCCTTTCCAATGGGAAAGTGTGCAGATATCTTGGGTTTCAAACCCTGGCAG CTTCTGCACTACATGAAAAAAGTGAGAGTGAAGCTAGGTAATAGGAGGGAATTTTACTTTGACCAGAATGGAGACCCACCAGCGGTCTATGACATTGTGAACTGGCAGCTGAGCCCAAAAG ATTCCGTCGATTGCATTCGCTGTCCATGGGACCAGTGGCCGAACTTCAAAAAGGACAAGTGCCTCCAGAAACCCATAGATTACCTTTCATATGACGATGCATTAGGGGCAACTTTGACCTCTActgctctcttttctttttcaattcctttggtaattttacagttttatattaaGTTTAAAATGACTCCCATAGTGAAAGCCAATAATTATTATCTAAGTTGTCTTCTGTTGGTGTCACTTTCTCTTTGTTTCCTTTGCTCATTGGCTTTCATTGGCTATCCAGACTTCGAGAAATGTCTTTTACGCCAAATTGCTTTTGGGTTAATATTTGCCCTGTGCATCTCTTGCATTTTGGCCAAAACTATTATGGTGGTTTTGGCTTTCATGGCCACAAGACCTGGCAGCAATCTAAGGAAATGGACCAAACCCAGAATatcatatattattgttttttcatgtacTTTTTTACAATTACTTTTGTGCCTTTTTTGGTTGACTGTGTCTCCTCCATTCACCCAATATAATATTCATGTTAAACCTGATGTGATCATTGTTGAATGCAATGAAGGTTCACCTGTTGCCTTCTGGACCATGTTAGGTTACCTCTTTCTCCTGGCCACCATTAGTTTTGTTGTTGCCTTCCTGGCGCGAAGACTTCCTGACAGCTTCAATGAGGCCCAGTTTATTACTTTCAGCATGCTGGCTTTCCTCAGTGTCTGGATTTCTTATGTCCCAGCATCCCTCAGTTCTCAAGGAAAGCTTACTGTGGCCATGGAGATCTTTGCCATCTTGGCCTCCAGTTGGGCTCTTGTTATCTGTATGTTTCTAcctaaatgtttcattatttggtTCAAACCTGACTTGAACACAAGGGAATATCTAATGAGAAAAGCTTAA